One region of Oncorhynchus mykiss isolate Arlee chromosome 8, USDA_OmykA_1.1, whole genome shotgun sequence genomic DNA includes:
- the LOC110529842 gene encoding mitochondrial basic amino acids transporter: MDFLAGCIGGAAGVLVGHPFDTVKVRLQVQNVDKPLYRGTYHCFQSIVRQESMFGLYKGIGSPMMGLTFVNAIVFGVQGNTMRYLGHDTPMNQFLAGAAAGAIQCVVCCPMELAKTRMQMQGTGEKKSTRKLYKNSLDCLAHIYKREGLLGVNRGMVTTLIRETPCFGVYFLTYDILTRSIGCEPGDRYMIPKLLFAGGMSGVTCWLSTYPVDVIKSRLQADGVGGVYQYSSIADCVRQSVKREGLIVFTRGLTSTLLRAFPVNAVTFATVTLVLMYARGVEEGPKDSEPATPVTAHHTQLQQQAQASSL; encoded by the exons ATGGACTTTCTTGCTGGCTGCATTGGAG GTGCTGCCGGAGTCTTAGTAGGACACCCTTTTGACACGGTTAAG GTGAGACTACAGGTCCAGAATGTGGACAAGCCTCTTTACCGCGGGACCTACCACTGTTTCCAGTCCATCGTACGGCAGGAGTCA ATGTTTGGGCTGTACAAAGGCATCGGCTCCCCCATGATGGGCTTAACCTTTGTCAATGCCATAGTGTTTGGAGTGCAGGGCAACACCATGCGTTACCTGGGCCATGACACCCCTATGAACCAGTTCCTGGCTGGGGCCGCAGCTGGGGCAATACAGTGTGTCGTCTGCTGCCCCATGGAGTTGGCCAAGACACGCATGCAGATGCAAG GCACTGGGGAGAAGAAGTCCACGAGGAAGCTGTACAAGAACTCCCTGGACTGTCTAGCACATATCTACAAGCGGGAGGGGCTGCTGGGCGTGAACCGCGGCATGGTCACCACGTTGATCCGAGAGACCCCCTGCTTTGGAGTCTACTTCCTGACCTACGACATCCTAACCCGCTCCATTGGCTGCGAGCCCGGCGACCGTTACATGATCCCCAAGCTGCTCTTTGCCGGCGGGATGTCCGGGGTCACCTGCTGGCTGTCCACCTATCCTGTGGACGTGATTAAGTCCCGCCTCCAGGCGGACGGGGTGGGCGGAGTCTACCAGTACAGCAGCATCGCTGACTGCGTGCGGCAGAGTGTGAAGAGGGAGGGGCTCATAGTGTTCACGCGAGGTCTCACCTCCACCCTGCTCAGGGCGTTTCCCGTCAACGCTGTCACCTTTGCCACAGTCACTCTGGTGCTGATGTACGCacggggggtggaggaggggccaAAGGACAGTGAACCCGCGACCCCCGTCACAGCTCACCACACACAGCTGCAGCAGCAGGCCCAAGCCTCCAGCCTGTGA